The Mycolicibacterium insubricum DNA segment TCGCCAGCACGGGTGCCCGGCCGCCCAACCCGGCCAGTTTGCGGATGTCGCGGGTGCCGGTGGTGTGGTCGATGATGCCGACCACCATGAACAGCGTCGCCTTGAACATCGCGTGCGCGCACAGCATGGTCAGCCCGGCCAGCATCGCGTCGGCGCCGCCGGTGCCGACCAGCAGGGTGATCAGGCCGAGCTGGCTGACGGTGCCGAACGCCAGGATGAGCTTGAGGTCGTATTCGCGGACGGCGCGCCAGCCGGCCAGCAGCATGGTGAGCAGGCCGAGGCCGATGATCGTCGGCCGCCACCCGGGCGCGTCGGCGAAACCGGGGGCCAGCCGGGCGATCAGGTAGACGCCGGCCTTGACCATGGCGGCGGCGTGCAGGTACGCGCTGACCGGGGTGGGGGCGGCCATCGCGCCGGGCAGCCAGAAGTGCAGCGGCACGATGGCGGACTTGCTCAGCGCCCCGACCAGCACCAGGGTCAGCGCGATGTCGACGGCGGTGCCCTGCGGGGGATGGGCGAGTAGCTCCGACAGCAGGTAGCTGCCGTCGTGCCCGAGGATGATGATCCCGACCAGCATGGCCAGCCCGCCGAAGGTGGTGACCAGCAGCGCCTGGGTGGCGGCGCGGCGACTGGCCGCACGTTCGGCGTAGTGCCCGACGAGCAGGAACGACAGCACCGACGTCAGCTCCCAGAACACGTACAGCAGCAGCGTGTTGTCGGCGGTGACCAGGCCGAACATGGTGCCGGCGAAGGCGACGAGTTCCGCGGCGAAGCTGGGCAGCCGCTTCTCGGTGCTGCCGTCGTGATGCTCGAAGTAGGCCGCGCAGTAGAACAGCACCAGCGCGCCGATGGCCAGCACCAGGACCGCCAGCACCGCCGACAGCGAGTCGAAGCGCAGGTCGAGGTTCATCGACAGCTCCGGCACCCAGGACAGGTGCACGGTTTCGGTGCGCGTTGCGGTGGGCCAGTGTGTGGCCACCCAGACCAGCGAGATCAGCGGGACGAGTGCCAGCGGGTAGAAGGCCCGACGCCCCCACCGGCTCACCAACAGCGGCGCCACGGCCGCGGCGACGGCATGGGCGAACAGGACGGTGAGCATGGCACTCCAGGTTCTCAGCGGTGTCGCCGCTGGGCTCGGGGTGTCAGCCGGGCATGGCTCGGACTGCTTTCCAGCCTACTGGGGTGGGGTTCGGGCACGTCGGACCGGGGACACGCACGCCGGCCGGAAAAGGCGGACGCACGCCGGAAAAGGAGATGCCCCGGCCGCACGGGGCGGTCGGGGCATCTCCGGGTCGTTGCGGTTATCCGGCGGTGATCGCCTTCACCTGGTAGGGCTTGACCCAGGGCTCGCCCGGGTCGCGGGCGATCTGGCCGGCGACCTCGGCGGCCAGCTTGGCCTGGTACTCGGCGCGCACCTGCTTGCGGGACACCTTCCGGCGCTCGCGGCGCTCGCCGACGCCGCCCAGGCCCGGGGGCAGGGCCAGCTTGACGATCTTGGCGATCACCGAGCCGAACTGCTTGTGGATCGGGCCGGTGTTGTAGGGGATGCCGTATCGGCGGCAGATGTCCTGGACCTCTGAGGAGATCTCCTCGTAGCGGTGGGCCGGCAGATCCGGGAACAGGTGGTGCTCGATCTGGAACGACAGGTTGCCGCTGAAGATGTGGAACCACTTGCCGCCGGAGATGTTCGCCGAGCCGAGGACCTGGCGGAAGTACCAGTGGCCGCGGGACTCGTTGCGCGCCTCGTCCAGGCTGAACTCGCTCACCCCGGCGGGGAAGTGCCCGCAGAAGATGATGGTGTAGGACCACACGTTGCGGATCAGGTTCGCCACCATGTTGCCGGTGAACACCACCGGCGCGAACGGGCCGGCCAGCAGCGGGTAGGCGACGTAGTCCTTCTTGGTCTGCTTCTTGACCTTGCCCCAGATCTCCTTGATGACCTCGCGCTTGTCCATCCACTTGAGCTCACCGGCGCGGACCCGCTCGGTCTCCAGCTCGTGCAGCGCCACGCCGTACTGGAACAGCACCATCAGCAGGAAGGCGTAGACCGGGTTGCCCAGGAAGTAGGGCTCCCACGGCTGGTCCTTGCTCATCCGCAGCACGCCGTAGCCGACGTCGCGGTCCAGGTCGACGACGTTGGTGTAGGTGTGGTGCATGTAGTTGTGGGTGTAGCGCCACTGGTCCGACGGGCAGGCGCTGTCCCACTCGAACTCCTGGCCGCGCAGGCCGGGATCGCCCATCCAGTCGTACTGGCCGTGCATGACGTTGTGGCCGATCTCCATGTTGTCGAGGATCTTCGACAACCCGAGCATGGCGGTGCCGGCCAGCCAGAACGGCGGCAGGATGCCGAGGAACAGCATGCCGCGACCGTAGACCTCCAGCTTGCGCTGCAGCTTCATGACGTCGCGGATGTAGCTGGCGTCCCGCTCGCCGAGGTCGGCGAGAACCCGGTTGCGGATGGCGTCGAGCTCACGGCCGAACTCGTCCATCTGGGTCTTGGTCAGCCGGACGGTCTTGTCGCCGACCTGCTTGGTGAAGACCTGTTCGGGCACGAGAACGTCGGCGGTGTCGTCGATGTAGACCGGTTCTGCGAGAGCAGTCATGTCACGCGTCCTTTCGAAGAGTGTTTGTGGTGTGTGGTGTCTGAAGATCGTTTGGTCAGAGGTCCACGACGACGTCGCCGCAGGGCACCGTCACGCAGATCTGGATTTCTTCCTCCTCGGCCGAGGACACGGCTCCGGAGTTGATGTTGCGGACGATGCCGCTGGTCTTGAGGCGGGTGCAGCCGTGGCAGATGCCCATGCGGCAGCCGAATTCCGGCTTGAGGCCGGCGTTCTCGGCCTGCTCCAGCAGCGTCTTGCCGTCGTCGGAGACGAACTTGTCGCTGTCGGCGAAGGACACCAGGCCGCCGGAGGCCTCACCCGGGGTGTAGGTCGGGGCCACGAAGCTCTCCGAGCGGGCCTCGGGGTGGATCTCGCGGACGGCGTCGACCAGGGCGGCGGGGCCGCAGACGTAGACCGCGTCGGGGTCGGTCAGCGCGGTCGCCAGGTGCTCGGCGGAGACGTGACCGGTCAGGTCACCCGAGTCGTCGCGGGTGTAGGACAGCAGCACCCGAACACCCTGGGCGGCCAGTTCTCGCAGCTCGTGGGCGTAGCAGACGTCCTCGGAGGTGCGGGCGTAGTGCACGAACGCGACCTCGCCGGTGTGGCCGGCGGCGCGCAGGGTGCGCAGCATGGACAGCACCGGGGTGATGCCGCTGCCGCCGGAGACCAGCAGGATGCGGGCCCCTGCGGTGTCGAGAACGAAGTCGCCGGCCGGGGCGCTGATCGCGACGACCATGCCGGGGCGGGCGTGCTGGTACAGGTGCTGCGACACCAGGCCGCCGTCGTGCAGGCCGATGGTCAGCTCGATGGCCTCGGCGCCCTCGGCGACGGTGGGCGAGTAGCAACGGGTGTGCCGACGGCCGTCGATCTCGACGCCGACGTTGATGTGCTGCCCGGCGCGGAAGGAACGGAACGACTGTGCTCCGAGTTCGTTGGGGCGGAGGGTGATGGTGACGCTGCGCGGGGTCTGCCAGCGCACGGTCGTAACCGTGGCGCGACCCTCCTTCAGGGTCCAGGCGGGGTCGACGACCTCGGTGTAGCTGTCCACGCCTTGCGGCCAGGTCAGCACCTTCATCAGGGAAGATTCGAGGACCCGTTCCCGGAGGCGGGGGCTAAGCATTTCGGTGAACATGTGTACACAATGCGGCGCGGGGGCGGTCCTCGTCAATGGGAACGCGCCGAATGTGTTAGCGTTCACATTCAGTGGACAGTCGTACACCGAGATCACATCAGAGCCGCGCGGCGCGCCTCAAAGAGGCGCGTGCGCGGTCGGATGCGCGCGTCCGCACGCCCAAGGCGTCCACCTCGCGCGATGAGCGCAAGGAGGCCACCCGGCGCTCCATCCTCGACGCCGCGCTGAACCTGCTGTCCGAGCGCAGTTTTTCCGCGCTGAGCCTGCGCGAGGTGGCCCGGGAGGCCGGCATCGCCCCGACGGCGTTCTACCGGCACTTCGATTCGATGGACGCCCTGGGCCTGGTGCTGATCGACGAGTCCTTCCGGACCCTGCGCGACATGCTGCGCAGCGCCCGCACCGGCCAGCTCGACCCGAGCCGGATCATCGAGTCCTCCATCGACATCCTGATCAAGGGGGTGCGCGACGACCCCGAACACTGGCGGTTCATCGCCCGGGAACGGCACAGCGGTGTGTCCACCCTGCGGCATGCCATCCGCAGCGAGATCCGGGTGATCACCTCCGAGCTGGCCGTCGACCTGGCCCGCATCCCGGGGCTGAACACCTGGACGCACGAGGATCTCAGCGTGCTGTCCAGCCTGATGGTGAACTCGATGATCTCGATCGCCGAGGCCACCGAGGACGCATCGGACCCGGCGGCGATCGAGGACATCCGCCGCACCGCTGTGCGTCAGCTGCGGATGATCCTGATCGGGGTGGTCAACTGGCGCAGCGGCGAACCGGCTGCGCAGTAGCGCGGCGGGCTACCGCCCCGGGCCGTTGGGCCACTTCAGCAGCGAGCCCGCATCGACCCGGATGTGCTGCCCGGTGATGTAGCGGGCGTCGTCGCTGGCCAGGAACACACCGAGGTTGGCCATGTCCTCGGGCTCGACGTAGGGAATCGGCATCGCCTGGAACAGGGTGAACAGCGGCTCGGCGTCCTCGCGGTTGGCCTTCTTGCCGGCCTGGGTGAGGTCCGGCCGGAACATCGAGTACATCCCGTCGTTCTGCAATAGGGCGGTGTTGCAGTTGGTCGGATGGATGGCGTTGATCCGGATCATCCGGGGCGCCAGGTGCAGACACATCTCGTCGACGTACTCCATCACGATGCGCTTGCTCCAGCCGTAGCCGGCGCCGCCGGGTCCCATGTTCGGGTTGTCGGTGGTGCCGCGGATCATCCCGGCCGTCGAACCGGTGACGATGATCGAGGCGCCGTCGGGCAGGTGCGGGATGGTGACCGCGACGGTGTTCATCACGCCGAGCAGGTCGACGTCGGAGGCGTCGACGAACTGCATCGGGTCCGGGTTGCCCATCGCCATCGGCAGGATGCCGGCGTTGGCCACCACGATGTCGATCCGGCCCAGGTCGGCGATCCCGGCCTCGACGGCGTCGCGCAGTTCGTTGCGCTCCCGGACGTCGACGACGCGGGCCAGTACGCGGCGACCCAGTTCCTTGACCGAGCGCTCGGTTTCGGCCAGGTCGTCGGGCGTGGCCAGCGGATAGGGGTTGGACTCGATGTTGCGGCAGATGTCGACGGCGATGATGTCCGCGCCCTCGCGGGCCATCGCGATGGCGTGTGCGCGGCCCTGTCCGCGTGCGGCGCCGGTGATGAATGCGACCTTGCCCTCGAGCCGTCCCGTCATATGCCTACTCCACTCGTCGCTGAAGATGAACCCGCGGGTTGATACCGGGCGGTTAATCCGAAACTAGGGGAGGGGCATCGGGAAATCAATAGTGCGGGACAAATATTAGGTTCTGGACCACGGGAGCGCACCCGGGAGTGCGGCTGCCTACTCGCTGTTTGGCTGTGACGGTTCGAATCTCCTGGCAGGCCAACCAAATATTCGTTCTGGCATCCCGGTCAGCGGCCCGCGGAGAACTCCCGCAGGGATTCCACCTGCGCGGGGTCCAGCGACGGGCGCACCTTCTCCCGGGCCGCGGCGACGTCGGCGGCCGTCACGTCCGCGGCGTCGATCGAACGACGCATCGCCGTCAGCGCGGCCTCGCGCAGCAGGGCCACGCAGTCCGCCGCGCTGTACCCGTCCAGGTCCGCCGCCAGCGCGTCGAGGTCCACGTCGGGCGCCAGCGGCACCGAGCGGGCCGCCGACCGCAGGATGTCGCGCCGGGCGTCGGTATCCGGCGGCTCGACGAACACCAGCTTCTCCAGCCGGCCCGGCCGCAGCAACGCCGGATCGATCAGATCGGGTCGGTTGGTGGCACCGAGCACCACCACGTCGCGCAGCGGGTCGATGCCGTCGAGCTCGGTCAGCAGCGCGGCCACCACCCGGTCGGTCACCCCGGAATCCGTCGACTGCCCGCGCCGCGGCGCCAGTGCGTCCAACTCGTCGAGGAACACCAGCGAGGGCGCGGAATCCCGGGCCCGCCGGAACAGCTCGCGGACCGCCTTCTCGCTGGCGCCGACCCACTTGTCCATCAGCTCGGCACCCTTGACGGCGTGCACACTCAGCCGACCCGACGACGCCAACGCCCGGACCACAAACGTCTTTCCGCAGCCCGGGGGCCCGTAGAGCAGCACGCCGCGAGGTGGGTCGACGCCGAGCCGGGCGAAGGTGTCCGGGTGCTGCAGCGGCCACAGCACCGCCTCGGTCAGCGCCTGCTTGGTCGCCACCATGTCGCCGACGTCGTCGAGGGTCACCGAGCCGACGGCGACCTCCTCGGTCGCCGAGCGCGACAGCGGCCGGATGACCGTCAGCGCGCCGGTCAGATCGTCCTGGCACAGTCGCGGCACACCGCCGTCGCTGCTGGCCCGGGCGGCGGCGCGCAGCGCGGCCTCCCGGATCAGCGCCGCGATATCGGCGGCGACGAAACCCGGGGTCCGCTCGGCGATCGCCGTGAGGTCCAGCTCGTCGCACGGCACCCCGCGCAGCATGACCTCGAGCAGCTGGCGGCGGGTGGTGGCATCGGGCAGGCTCACCCCGAGATTGCGGTCGCACAGATCCGGGGCCCGCAGCCGCGGATCGAGGGTGTCCGGCAGCGCCGAGGTCGCCACGAACGCCGCTCCCGGGGTTGCCACCAGATCCCGCAGCTCGGCCAGGATCAGATTCGACACCGGTTCCCCGGGGCTGGGCAGCAGGGCCTCGACGTCGGCGATCAGCAGCACCCCGCCGCCTGAGCGCACCGAGGACGCCGCGTCGCGGACCGCCGCCAGCCGCGCCTCGGGTGCCAGCGCACCGACCTCCGGACCGTCGAGCTCGACGAGGCGCCGCCCCGCGCAGACGGTACGCACCAGGGTGGTCTTGCCGACCCCGGCCGGGCCCACGACCAGCACACCGAGGTTGCTGCCCGCGCCCAGGCTGGTCAGCAGTTCCGGCTGGTCGAGGGACAGCTTGAGCCATTCGGTCAGCTTGGCGGCCGGGATGTGGCAGCCCTTGAGGTCGTCGAAGCTGACCGTGCGGTGCGGGTGCGCGGGAATGGGTGCCGCCGGCGCGGGTGCCGAGCCGGGTGCGGCCGCGGTTCCCCAGTTCACCGCGGTGTTCGGCTGGACGCTGACCGGCCCGGCGGGGTCCACCGCCGCCACTGTCAGCAGCTCCGAGGTCCAGGTGATCCCGACCGCGGCCGCCAGCGCCGCACTCGCCGCCGAGGTGCCCGATCCCAGGTCGCGCGGCAGCAGCGACACGGCGTCGCCGACGGTCAATACCTTGCCCAGCAGTGCCTGGCGCAGCGCGCCCGAGGACACCTGGGCCACCTTCGAACCGGTGACCGTCACCGACCGTGCCCCGTACACCGTCACGGGTGCCACGACGACGGTCGCGTCCTCGCGCAGCCCGGCGTTGGACAGTGTCACGTCGTCGAGCAACGCGGTGCCGGCCGGGACACCGGCGGGCGCGACGCCGACGACGGCGGCCGTCGTGCGTCCCCCGGTCAGCGAGACGGCGTCCCACTCGCGGATGCCGAGGGCGGCGATGGCCTCCGGATGCAGCCGGATCACGCCGCGACGGGAGTCCAGCGCCGCGGTGTTCAGCCGCGCGGTCAGGCTGAGCCCGGTCACTGGCCGCCCGGTCGTCGCAATCCGAGGCGCCCGGCCGACCTGCGCACCACCCGGCGGTTGGGGTGCTGGGCGCGGCGGATGGCCCGCCTCGCCTGGCGCTGCTGCTTGGGTTTGTCGTCCCACACCTCGGGGTGATCGGCCAGCCAGGCCCGGGACCGCACGGCGAACGGGATGTGGATGACGTAGGCCGCGATGATCAACAGGATGACCAGGTAGCCGTACTGGATGGCCGCCGCGATGAACAGCGCCAGCAGCGCCAACAGCGGCACCGCCATCTGCCGGGGCACGGCGAAGGTGTGGATCTTGCGCATCGGGATGGCGCTGACCACCAGCAGCGAGACGCCGATCATCCAGCCGGCCACCACCCACTGCGCGGTCGGGCTGGTCCACCAGTCGCCGGGGAACTGCAGCTTGGCGGCCAGCGGGCCGATCGCGCCGATCGCGCCGGCCGGGGCGGGCATGCCGGTGAAGAACTGCTGTTCGTAGGCGGGTTTGTCGCCGTGCAGCCGGGCGTTGAACCGGGCCAGCCGCAGCACGATGCACACCGCGTACAGCAGCGCGACCACCCAGCCGACCTGCGCCAGGCCGGTGCCGTTGAAGATCGCCAGGTAGACGATGAACGCCGGTGCGACGCCGAAGTTCACCGCGTCGGCCAGCGAGTCGATCTCCTCGCCCATCTTCGAGGTGGCGTTCAGCATCCGGGCGGCCCGGCCGTCGAGCGCGTCCAGGATCGCGGCGACCGCGAGGAAGGCCATCGCCACCGTGTAGCGGCTCTCCTGGAACGCCTGGTCGCGGTTGATCGCGTCGACGCACAGCTTCACCGCCGAGAGCCCGAAGCAGATCGCCGCGACCGTCATCGCCGACGGCAGGATCCGCAGGCCGTCCTGGGGTTTGAGCCGCGGCTTCACGGGCGGATCTCCGCCAGGATGGTTTCGCCGCCGACGGCCCGCTGCCCGAGGGCGACCTGCAGCTGCGTACCGGCGGGCAGGTAGGTGTCCAGCCGGGAGCCGAACCGGATCAGCCCGTAGGTGTCGCCGAGCCCGACGTGGTCTCCGGCGGCCACGTCGCACACGATCCGCCGGGCGACCAGGCCGGCGATCTGCACGGCGATCACCTCCGCGCCGTCAGGGGTGTGGATGACGATGCTGTTGCGCTCATTGGCCTCGGAGGCCTCGGGCAGATCCGCCGAAAGGAACCTGCCGGGCTGGTGGACGGCGGCGACCACCTGGCCGCCGATCGGGGCGCGCTGCACGTGGGCGTCCAGGATCGACAGGAAGATCGACACCCGCAGCCGCGGCTCGTCGGACAGGCCGAGTTCCACCGGCGGCGGTGCCATCTCGATTAGGCAGATCTCGCCGTCGGCCGGCGCGACCACGGCACCGGGTCGGGCCGGCGGGACCCGGGTGGGGTTGCGGAAGAACGCCGCGTTGGCGGCCGCGGCGACCAGGCCGGTGGTGCGGACCCAGCGGTGCTTGTAGCCGAGCGCGGCCACCGCGAGCCCGGCGCCGACGAACGGCCACCCGGCGCGGTGCATCGGGGGAATCTGGCTACGGATTAGGTCCGCCAGATGGGCTGCTTCGGCGGTGCGGGGGCGTCTGGCCACCGCGTCAGTGTAGAGAAGCCACCGCGCCGGTGGGCCCGCGTGCCCGTCAGACCGGGTAGGTCACCCCGGTCAGTTCCTCCGAGACCTCCCACAGCCGCTGCCCGGCGGCGCGGTCGTGGGACTGGGCCGAGGAATTGACTCGCTTGGGGTGGCCCTGCAGTTCGCCGGGCCCGCCGGGGCCGTAGTACTGGCCGTTTTCGACCGCCGGGTCGGTGGCTGCCCGCAGTGTCGGCAGCGCACCGCGCTCGGCGTTCTGCGCCACCAGCGGCGCGACGAGGCGCCACCCGGGCTTGATCAGCGCGGGCAGATGCCGCATCAGCTCGGTGTCGGAGAACCCGGGGTGGGCGGCCACGGCGATGGTGTTGGTGCCGGCCAGCCGTCGGGCCAGTTCATAGGTGAACAGCAGGTTGGCCAGCTTCGACTGGCCGTAGGCCGCGACCCGGTCGTAGTTGCGCTCGAACTGCAGGTCGTCGAAGTGGATCTTGGCGCGGATCCGGTGAGCCATGCTGGCGACGGTCACCACCCGGGAGCCCGGCACCGCCAGCAGGTTCTCCAGCAGCAGCCCGGTCAGTGCGAAATGGCCGAGGTGGTTGGTGCCGAACTGCTGCTCGAAGCCGTCGGCGGTGGTTTGGCGCGGCGACGGGTACATCACCCCGGCGTTGTTGATCAGCAGGTCGATGCGGGGATGGGCGGCGTTGAGTTCGGCGGCCGCGGTGCGCACCGACTCCAGCGAACCCAGGTCCAGGCGCTGCACGGACACGTCGGCGCCCGGTGCCAGTTCCCGGATCGCATCGGCGGCGGACGCGCCCTTGCCGGTGTCTCGGACGGCGAGCACCACCGCGGCACCGCGACAGGCCAGCACCCGTGCGGTTTCATAGCCCAGTCCGGTGTTGGCGCCGGTGACCACCGCCAGGCGTCCGGTCTCCTGGGGTACATCGGCCTCGGTCCATTTGCGCATGGCACCCAACATACGGCTGCCGTCGAGTTGCGGGACGCGCACGGCGGCTTACTGTCGGTAGATGGCGATCGGTGGCGTGCTGTTCGACATCGACGGCGTCCTGGTGACGTCGTGGCGTCCGATTGTCGGCGCCGCGGCGGCGCTCGCCGCGGTGGCCGACCGCGGGATTCCGCGGGTGTTTCTGACCAACACCACCACCGGCACCCGCACCCGGATCGCGCAGCGGCTCACCGAGGCCGGGCTGCCGGTGCGTGACGACGAGGTGTTCACCGCCGCCGCGCTGACCGCCGACCACATCCGCGACCGCTACCCGGGTGCCCGGTGCTTCCTGGTCAACAGCGGGGATATCGCCGGCGACCTGGCCGGGATCGACGTCGTCTCCGCCGCCGACGCCGCAGATTCCGAGCGTCCGGACGTGATCGTGCTCGGCGGCGCCGGTCCCGAGTACGACCACCGGACGCTGAGTCGGGTGTACGACTGGATGAGCCAGGGAGTCCCGGTGCTGGCCATGCACCGAAGCACCGCGTGGACGACCGCCGACGGGCTGCGCATCGACACCGGCCTGTACCTGTCCGGGCTGGAGCAGGCGTCGGGCTACCGGGCCACCGCGGTCGGCAAACCGGCGCCGGAGGGCTTCCTGGCCGCGGCAGCGCGACTCGGCGTCGAGCCCGACGAGATGGTCGCCGTCGGCGATGATCTGCACACCGACGTGCTGGCCGCCCAGGTCGTCGGGATGACCGGGGTGCTGGTGCGCACCGGCAAGTTCCGTCAGCAGACCCTGGACCGGTGGACCGCCGACCAGTTCGCGATGGCCCCCAACCACGTCATCGACTCGGTTGCCGACCTACCGGAGTTGCTCGGCGCATAAGGTGCAGCGCATGGACGTCCCGGTGGGCTGGCTGATCGCGGCGGGGGTACTGGCCGTCGCGGCGGTGGCCGCGATCATCACTTTGACCGTGCTGCTGAGCGTTTCCCGCGGCCAGCTCACCTCGACCCGTCGGGACCTGGCCGACCTGCGCGAGAGGCAGGGCAAGCGGCGCCGCAAACTCGGCGTCGCGCCGCTGGCCGTCCGCACCGTCTGGCAGACGGCCGATTCGCTGCTGAACAAGGGCATCGTGTCGACCGTCCGCAACTCCATCGAGGACCTGGCCGGCTGGGCCCAGGTGGAGCGGCCCGACCTGGCCCGGCTCACCGCCGACGGCGACGTGACCATCGCGTTCTCCGACATCGAGGGATCCACGCAGCTCAACGAGGCCCTCGGTGACCGGGAGTGGGTCAAGATCCTGGAGCGGCACAACAAACTGGTCGGCCGGTGCGTCGACGACCACGGCGGGCACATCGTCAAAAGCCAGGGCGACGGCTTCATGATGGCCTTCGGTGATCCGCGCGAGGCGCTGGAGTGCGCCGAGGAGATTCAGGCCGACCTGGGCAGTGACCGGGTGCTGGCCTCCGGCGAGCACCCGATCCGGGTGCGGATGGGCATCCACCACGGCCGGTCGGTGCGCCGCGGCGACGACCTGTTCGGCCGCAACGTCGCGATGGCCGCCCGGGTCGCCGCCCAGGCCCGCGGCGGCGAGATCCTGGTCAGCGCCGACGTGCACAACGCCGTCGCCGGCGACCCAGAGTTCCGTTTCGGCGCCCCGCGGGCCGTCACGCTCAAGGGCATCAGCGGTGAGCAGGAGCTGTTCCCGGTATTGATGCCCCGGGCGCTCGAGGCCGCCGAATGACTACAGCTCGCGGTTGAGCACCCGAACCGCGTCGATGCGGGCCCGCAGCTGGTCGCGGTTGGCGGCGGCGACCGGCGGACCGCCGCAGCGCCGGCGCAGCTCGTTGTGGATCCAGCCGTGCGGCTTGCCGGACTTGTGGTGGGTTGCCGACACCAGGG contains these protein-coding regions:
- a CDS encoding adenylate/guanylate cyclase domain-containing protein; translation: MDVPVGWLIAAGVLAVAAVAAIITLTVLLSVSRGQLTSTRRDLADLRERQGKRRRKLGVAPLAVRTVWQTADSLLNKGIVSTVRNSIEDLAGWAQVERPDLARLTADGDVTIAFSDIEGSTQLNEALGDREWVKILERHNKLVGRCVDDHGGHIVKSQGDGFMMAFGDPREALECAEEIQADLGSDRVLASGEHPIRVRMGIHHGRSVRRGDDLFGRNVAMAARVAAQARGGEILVSADVHNAVAGDPEFRFGAPRAVTLKGISGEQELFPVLMPRALEAAE